Below is a genomic region from Methylobacterium sp. FF17.
GATCGAATCCTGGCTCGACACGCGCAGCGTGGAACCGGACGCGGCGACGGGGCTCTGCCGTCCATGTCCGGAGGACTGGCTGACCCTGGATCCGGTCTCCCCACGGGTCAACAATGCCCGTGTCGACGAACCGGACCTGATCGAACCCCTGGATACCCCGCGCCGGGGCGATGCCGAGGTGGACCGCCCGCCGGCCGAGCAGCCGCGTTCCAGCGACGAGGACGCCCAGGGCGCCCTGTTCTGATTACCGGGCCCCGGCGACCCGCTCGTGTTACGCGCGCTCCGGGTTTCACGCCGCGCATCGTGCATTTTTGCGTTGCAACGAAAGTCGGGCCTCGCTCGTTCAGGACAGGCAACACCAACCCGAAAACGGGAGACCCGCCATGTCCATTCTGAACCCGCTCCGCCTCGCCGCCGCCGCGAGCCTGCTTGCCCTGACGACCGGGCTGGCCAGCGCCCAGAACCCTGACCTGACCAAGAACCCCGAGAACACCGGCCGGGCGCCGACCGCCACCGAGGCGACCAAGAAGGACGACAACCTCAAGGAGTGGCAGGTCGCGAAATCCGCCAAGACCAGCCTCGCCCAGGCGATCGCCACGGCCGAGGGCAAGGGTGAGGAGAAGGGTGGCCGCGCCATCGACGCCGACTTCGAGAAGGCCGACGGCAAGAACCCGGCGCATTACGCGATCAAGGTGGTCTATCCGAGCGGAAAGCTCGTCGAGTACGGCATCAACGCCGATACGAACGAGCTCTACAAGACCGAGAATCAGCCGATCGAGCGCTACTTCACCCGCCTGAAGCCGGCCGACTTCCAGACCGCAAAGGTCTCCCTCAAGGACGCCATCGCCCTCGCCGAGCAGAAGCTTCCGGGCGGCAAGGCGTACGAGGCCGAGGTCGAGCGCGAGGGCAAGGCGGTCGAGTACGAGATCAAGGTCGCCCTCATGGACCGTGAGCAGGAGATCAAGATCGGTCCGGACGGTGTGGTGAAGAACGACTGAGCCGTCGATCCATCGAATGGGGGCGTTCCGCGTCGCGGGACGCCCTTTCGTATTGCGTCTCGGGTCCAAAGGCCGCATCGCTTCCCCAAGCCGGTGCGTGACCGGAAGGGTAGGGGCACCATGACGCCGGACGAGATCGACAACATGAACCGGGCCCGGGCCAGTCTGGCCCGTCAGCGCAGCGCGCTCGCCCGCCGCATCGGCGCCAGCGATGTCGCCGCGCCCTCGGCAGCCGAGGATCTCACCCGCATTCTCCTAGCCATCGAGGCCGTCGATCGTGCGCTCGTGGATGCCGGCCGGCCCTACGTGCCGTCCGAGATCTGAGGGACCGACTCCATGGACGAGACCCGGGATGCCAACGGAACGAAGCTCGCCGATGGCGATTCGGTGACGCTGATCAAGGACCTGAAGGTGAAGGGCACCTCGACCACGCTGAAGCGGGGCACGCTGGTCAAGAACATCCGCCTGACCGGCGACCCGGAGGAGATCGAGTGCAACGCCCCCTCGGTGAAGGGGCTGGTGCTGAAGACCCAGTTCCTCAAGAAGGCCTGAGCCTCCGCCGCCGACCAACGTCGGGCGCGGATCAGTCGTCGGTGACGCTGGACGGCCGGATCGGCGAGCGCGTGAGCGAACGGATCGAGCGCAGCGGGCGGCCGGACTTCTCGGCGATCACGCGGTCCTGCTCCTCGATGAGCTGGCGAGCCGGCTCATCGCCATCGAGCCCGCCGAGGATCTCCATCGGCACGCGCCGGTTCGAAGCACGGGACTCGTCTTCGTAGAGGACATCGAACAGGACTGAACCGCGTTCCTGCGGTTTCGACTTGGTACGCTTGGCCATGACGGGTTGATGCTCGAACTGGAAAGGCGGGTGGAAAAATGCGGACGGCCACCGATGCGGGCGTGGCGGGTGCGCGTACATCCGGCGTCACCCTGGCCCTGCATCGTGGCCGTCTCCGATCGAGCGACACGGGTCGCGATCGGCTAAGCATGTAGATGGTGTCGGGCCGCCCTTTTGGCAACCCAGGCCGCGCCCCGCAGGGCCGGCTGTCGCCGAACCAACAGGTCTGGCACGATGCGTGCGCCGCTGCGCAGCGGATCAAGATCGGGGGCCGCATGACCGAGACGCGAACGCTGACGCGCTTTTCCGTACAACCCCTGAGCCGGGTGACACGGCACCTGGCGGCTGTGGCTTCGGGACGGGCGGAGCCCGAACTGGTGATCACCGGCGCACGCCTGCTCTCGACCTATTCCGAGCGTATCCTGACCGACCGCGAGGTCTGGATCGCGGGAGGGCGCATCGCGGCGGTCCGCCCCGCGGGCGCGTACCGGGGGAGCGCGCCGCGCCACGACGGGCGTGGCGGGCTGCTCGCGCCCGGCCTCGTCGACCCGCACCTGCACATCGAAAGTAGCATGGTCACGGCCTGTGCCTACGCGGAGGCCGCGCTCCTGAACGGCACCACCACCATCGTCTGCGACAGCCACGAGATCGGCAACGTCCTCGACCGGGACGGCATCGCCTGGATGCTGGAGGACGCTCGGGAGGCGCCGCTGAACATCTACCTGACCGTCCCCAGCACCGTTCCGGCCACCTCGCCGGACCTCGAGACCGCCGGCGGCGACCTCGACGCGGGTAAGATCGCGGCCCTGTTCGATGCCTGGCCGGAGGCGATCGGGCTCGGAGAGAAGATGGATTTCGTCGCCGTCTGCCAGGGCGATCCACGGGCGCACGCCATCATCGCGGCGGCCCTCGAACGCAGACGCCCGGTCTCCGGGCATATCTACGGACGCGACTTCGTGGCGGCATACGCCGCGAGCGGCGTCACCGACACGCACGAGGCGATCGACCGCGACATCGCGGACGACCTCCTCGAAGCCGGCCTGTGGATCTACCTGCGCGGTGGCCCACCGACGACCCCCTGGCACAGCCTGCCGAAGGCGATCGGGACCATCCTCGACTACGGTGCCGCCGCCAAGCGTGTGTGCGTCTGTACGGACGACCGTGACGCGCAGGATCTCCTCGCTTTCGGCCTCGACTGGGTCGTACGCGAGGCGGTCCGCATGGGCATCCCGAAGGCACAGGCCTGGTCGATGGGCTCGCTGCATCCCGCGACCCGCTACGCGCTCGACGGCGAGATCGGCGGTTTCGGCGGTGGCCGTCGCGCCGACCTCGTCCTCCTCGACGACGATCTCGTGCCGCAATCGACCTGGTACGGCGGCACGCTCGTGGTGGAGAACCGGGCGATCACGCCGGTCCTGGATGAAGCGCTGTCCCGCCCCTATCGCTACCCGCCGCCCGCTTACGCCACGCTCCACCTGCCCACCCCGTTGCCGGCGCTCATCCCCGACCTGCCGACCGGTCCGTGCCGGGTCAACGCGATCCGCACCACGCTCCCGGGCATCGAGCTCACCCACGAGATCGTCGACCTCGATCCCGATCCCGACTGGGCCACGACGCTCGCCGCGAATGACCTCTGCTTCGTCACTGTGCTGGAGCGGCATGGCGGGGCGGGAAACGTGGCCCACGGCCTGCTGCGGGCCTTCGGGCTCAAGCGCGGAGCGGTGGCCAGCAGCGTCGGGCACGATTCGCACAATATCATCGTCGCGGGCCTGAACCCGGAGGATATGCGCGTCGCCCTCGATGCCCTGCAAGCGATCCAGGGGGGCGTCTGCGTGGTGGAGGACGGCGCCGTGGTCGCCCTGGTGCCGCTGCCGGTGGCGGGCCTGCTCTCCGACAAGCGCGTCACCGTGGTGGCCGAGGAGGTGCGGGTGCTGAAGGAAGCCTGGACGCGGGCGGGCTGCACCATTCCCTATATGGGCTTCAACCTGATCCCGCTCTCGGTCATTCCGGAGATCCGCATCACCGACAAGGGCCTCGTGCTCGTGCCCGGCATGCGGATCGTGCCCCTGTTCGAGGCCGCCTGAAAGGGACGAAACCTCGGCGGGAACCTTTGCCGGACGCACCCGTTATCGGGCAGGTCTCAACAGCCTCTCGATCCTCCCAAGCTTAGATCAGCCTGCCTGCCGAGACCGGCGAGCGGGCTGTTTTTTTGGGCCACGGACCGCCGTTCTCCGCGCTGGGGAACGGGCGGATCAAAGTTCTGTCCCGGAGTCGCGTCATGCGCAGCCTGCTCACCCTCATCATCGTCGGCGCGATCGCGTTCGTGCTCGTCGGCATGTACGTGGCCCCCTCTCAGCCGGAGCTCCGGACCTGGTACCTGCGCAACGCCTGCGAGCACCTCGACAAGGCCACGCCGCAGATCTGCGCCCCGATGCGCCGGGCCGAGTCGGGTACGCCGACCTGAGTCCCGCCGGCCGCACCTTCGACTGGTTCTTTCGCGATCGCAGCACCGGCGCGATCGTGATCGGCCAGTTCCCGAATGCACCGCTCCTGATCTTCGCCGCCTGCGCCGCCCTCGACTGGATCGTCGGGCCGGGCGGGCGCATCGGCGAAGCGCTTCGCCTGATCGGTGCCGTCGCCCTGGCCTACTGGGCCTTCGACGAACTCCGGCGCGGCGTGAATCCCTGGCGGCGCTGCCTCGGCGCCGCGGTACTGGCCGGGCTCGCCTGGAGGTTTGCGGGTTCCCTGTCGTGATCCCGCAAACCGTGCAGGGGCGGCTTGCGGAGTAGCCAGGGTTGCCTATCATCGAGCTCGCGCGAGAACGCGCGGGAGTGGCGGGCAGATGACATTCTTCATCGGAATAGCCGGACCCTGGCTCGTCGTAGCGACGCTGGCGCTTCTGTCACTGAATCGCGAGCGCGAGCTTGCCGCGCAGCCGGCGGCCTCCGCCGGTGCGTCGTCGGAGAGCGTTGCCCGAAGCGCCTACCTCGCCTAACTCGCATCTCATCTTGGAAAGGCCTGACGGTTCGCCGCCGGGATGAGAGGTCCGACGTGACGAGAGCAGGGACGACGGCCGCGACGGCGGCCCGGGAGCAACGAGCCGTTCGGGTCTGGCTCTACCTGTTGGCCGCCCTCGTCGTCGCGATGGTGGCGGTCGGCGGCGCAACGCGCCTGACCGGGTCCGGCTTGTCGATCACCGAATGGCGGCCCGTCACCGGTGCGGTCCCCCCGCTTTCGGCGGAAGCCTGGACGGCGGAGTTCGACAAGTACAAGGGCACGCCGCAGTACCGCATCCTGAACCAGGGCATGGGGCTGGCCGACTTCAAGGTCCTCTACGCCTGGGAGTGGGGGCACCGCCTGCTGGGGCGGATCGTCGGGCTCGTCTTCTTCCTGCCGCTGCTCTGGTTCTGGTGGCGGGGCGCCCTGACGCGATCCCTGAAATTCGGCCTCCTCGGTCTTGGCCTCCTCGGTGGGCTCCAGGGTGCCATCGGCTGGATCATGGTCGCCTCCGGCCTTCAGCCTGGCATGACCGCGGTGGCGCCCCTGAAGCTCGCCCTACACCTCACCACCGCGAGCCTGATCCTGGCCGGCCTCGTCTGGCTCGCCGCCGGCCTGCGTCCCGCGTCGGGTGAGCCGGAGCCCGTTCGCCTGCGCGAGACCGCCCGCGTCATCATGGGACTCGTGCTGGTGCAGATCTTCCTCGGCGGTCTCGTGGCGGGCTCGAAGGCCGGTCTGGTCTACAACACTTGGCCGACGATGAACGGCATGCTGGTGCCGCCGACCTCGGAGCTCTTCTTCGTCAAACCCTGGATCGAGAACTTCGTCGACAACCTGACCCTGGTACAGTTCAACCACCGCCTGACCGCCTATCTCCTGCTGGCGTTCGCCTTCGTCCATGCCGTCGATGCGCGTCGCGCGAGCCCCGGCTCGGCCTCCGCCCGGCGCGCTGTCGGCGTGGCCGGTATCGTCCTCGCCCAAGCCTGCCTCGGGATCGCGACGCTGCTCCTCGCAGTGCCGCTCTGGGCCGCACTCTCCCATCAGGTCTTCGCCATGGCGGTCCTGACGATGGCCACGGTCCACGCGCGCCTGACCCGCAGCGGACCTGCGGTCTCGACCTTGCAGAGTCCCACGACGCCCTTCGGTTTCGAGGCCCTCTCCCGGGGAGCGACCTAGTCCTGTCACAGGGCATGTGCGCATCGCCACATCCCTACCGCAGTGCAGCGAACTACACGCGTCCTTGCACGTTCCATCCCGGCTCGGGTCCGCATTCGGTCGAATGGGGTCTCTGCCGAGCCGGACGCTCGAACGCGAAAGGACAGAGCCTGCATGCAGGATCCGCACATCGACCCATCCCTGACCCCGAGCATCGAAAAGCCTGATCCGAAGGGCCTCGACGCCGCCTCGGAGAAGGGCAAGACGCCGCGTCGGCGGGAGCGTCACACGGTCCGCCTCGTCCTGGGTCTCTCGGGCCTGCTCGGTGTCGCCTGGGCCGTGGCCATCGCGACCCGATACCCGAACCTGATTCCGGGCTGATCGCACTTCAAAAGATAAGTGTGGATGACACGTCCCCGACCGTTGCCGTCGGGAACGCGGCAACGGTCCGAAGCGTAGCCTTCCTCACAGAACCGGAGGTCGGCGATGCTTTTGGCAAACGACGGACGCCCAACGGGAGTGACCTGGAACTATACGCGGCGCGAGCTTCTCGCGGACGGGGCGATCCATGTCCTCGGTGTCGCCCTGGGCGTCGCCGGCGCGATCGGGATCGTGGTGATCGCAGCCCTGTCTCCCCTCTCATGGGTCGAACGTGCGGGCGTCGCGATCTACGCCGCTGGCCTCGTCTCCATGCTGGGCGTCTCCGCCACCTACAACATGTGTCCGGTCTCGCCCCGCAAGTGGCTGCTGCGCCGCGCGGATCATGCCCTCATCTACCTGATGATCGCCGGCACCTACACGCCCCTCGTCGCCCTGGTCGGCGATGGCCTGCCGGCCTGGGGGCTCCTCGGGACCGTATGGGTCGTCGCCGCCATCGGGATGGCCCTGAAGCTCATGCTTCCGGGGCGCTACGACCGTGCCGCCATCGGCCTCTACTTGACCCTCGGCTGGAGCGGCGTCGTCGCCTATGACGCCGTGATCGGGCGCCTTGCCCCCGATGCCCTCTGGCTCCTCGCGATCGGTGGGTTGCTCTACTCCCTCGGCGTGGTGTTCCACGTCTGGCGGACGCTGCCGTACCAGAACGCGATCTGGCACGCCTTCGTGCTCGCGGCCACCGCCTGCCATTACGGGGCGGTGCTCTCCACGGTGATGGGCGCGGGGTCCTGAGGGCCGATCACTTTCCCGTGCAGAGGCCGCGATCGGCGAGGTTCCGGTGCTGGCGCGGATCGCAATCGGTTGAGAGGAACGAGGCCCATTCGGCGGTCGTGCCGTAGAAGGCGTTCCGGTCGACATCGCCGCGGACCCCGGGCACGCGTCCGGTCGACGTGAACTGCCAAAGCATCCACTTGCGCTTGGCGTAGCGCTGCTCCGGCTCGGCCGCGGTGGAGCGGACCCAGTGCGGGTAATCGGGCAACTCGTCCTCGAGGACGTCCTTGTGGAAGGTGATGTCGGTATAGATGATCGGGCGCTTGCCGGTATACTGCTCCATCTCGTCGAGCATGTAGCGGATCATCGCCAGGGCCTGGGCCTTGGGCAGCTTCTTCGGGCAGAGCTGCGAATGTCCGTTCCACTCCACGTCCAGGACGGGGGGGAGGGCGGTCGGATCGTTCGGCACGTTCTTCTTGAACCAGGCCATCTGGTCCTGCGCCGAGCGACACCAGAACACGAAGTGGTAGGCCCCGCGCGGAACGCCGGCCTGGGCGGCCCCCTCCCAGTTGGCACGGAAGCGTTCGTCCACGTGGTCGCCGCCCTCGGTCGCCTTGATGAAGGCGAACTGGGTGCCGGCCGCGCGGACCGACATCCAGTCAATCGGCCCCTGCCACTTCGAGATGTCGATGCCCTGGATCGGGTGCTGCTTGGCTCGAGCCACGCCCGGATGCGGCTTGGTATCGCCCTTGGTCGGATAGAAATCCGTCGTGCCGGAGCAGGCGGCCAGGACCGACAAGGTGGCAACGGCCGCACTCCACCGGAGCCAGGCGGGGAGGGAAGGGCGGGCGATAGACCGGCGCGGGCGTCTCGAGATGGCCCCGTTCCTCAGCGACATCGATGCCCGACCCATCATCTTTTTACGCGCTACACGAATGGCTAAGGCATGCCTCGGCGCGGTTAATAGACCTTTGACGGCAATGCGGCGGATTTCCGGAAGGCGTGTCGGGTGAGCCACATACGTCATCGCATCCACGCGGGTACGCAACCGCGCATCCGCCGTAAGTGCTGGCGCGATCTCACGATTCGGTGACGGAGGGCAGACCGTGAAGACGTTGTTCACCATCGGCTACGAAGGCCTGGATTCAGAGCGACTTCTGGTCGCCCTCAAGGATGCTGGCGTCGCGACGCTGGCCGATGTCCGGGCTGTGGCGAACTCCCGAAAGCGCGGCTTCTCGAAGACCGCCCTCCGCACCAGCCTGGAGACGGCGAACCTCGGCTACGCCCATGCGCGGGCCCTCGGCACGCCGAAATCCGGGCGACAGGCAGCCCGAGCGCACGACGCGGCGCTGATGCGCCGCATCTACTGCGAGGAGGTGCTCGACACCGCCGACGGTGGCCTCGCCCTCGATGAACTCTGCGCCCTCGCGGACCGGGCACCGACCTGCCTGCTCTGCTTCGAGCGCGAACCGGACCGCTGTCACCGACGCGTCCTGGCCGAGCGGATGGAGGCGCGCGGCTTCACCACCGTCGACCTTTTCGGCTGAATGCCGGCGTGCGCGTCATGTGCCCGGCGGGCGGACGCAGCGCGAATAGGACTGAATTAACAATCTAGAGTTACGGATGCTGTCACCGATCCCCCGGACGATGGCGGACGCCGAATGAACCGCCGAGCACGGGCTGGTACCAAGCGAGGCCCACGGATCACGCCCGGTGGCCGGTCTACGGAGCCGGTGAAACCCGATCTGGGCCAGCCTCGATTTCCCATGCCTGAGGCGCCCGGCGCGCCGGAGATTTCTCATGGACTCGACGTCCCTAGCGCGCGCGCGTGAGGCCCTGGACCAGATCGCCGCGCACTGCATCGCGGCGCGGTCGATCATCGAGGAGGCTGGAACGCCGGTAATGCTGCACCTCGTCGATCTTCTTCTCTTCGAGATCGGCGTCGCCCTCGCCGAGGGAACCGACGAACAGGATCCCGCGGGGGCGCCCACGGCCTGATCCGCCCTCCGGCGTCGCTCGCTCAACCGCCCGCCCAGGCCGCCTGCACAGGTCCGGCGGCGGTATCCGGCTTCGCATCGCCGATGAAGATCACCACCGGGCCATGGTCCACCCGACGCGGATCATAGAAGTCGAGCAGGTTCGGATAGCGCCGCTGGAAGAAGTCCGGCCGCAGGCCGTCCCGGCTCAGCAGGTGGTCGATGACGACCTGATCGCCATGCACCGCATTCGGGACGGGGCCGCAGGATCCGGGTGTCATCCAGCGTTCGGGCTCGGCGGCGAACGCGGTGTAGAGGCCGTCGAGGTCCCCACCGCGCCAGCGTAGCAGGGCACTGGAGACGCGGCCTTTGTGGAAATAATCCTCCATGGCGGCAAAGCCCGGCTCCGCGAGGGCGTCCGCCGGACCGGTGAAGACCGTGTCGAGGTCGCACAGGAGCGTCGTGCCCTCCGCGAGGCCGGGGCGAAAGGCCTCCATCTTCGCCCACCAGGCGGGCCAGTCGTGCCGGAGGGGCACCCGCTCGACCCCCTCGAGGACGAGCGGCAGATCCGTCAGGCAGAGGATCCGGTCGAAGGCCGGGGCGTGGCGCCGGACACCGCGCGCCAACCGTTCGACCCAGGTCGCGTCGTAACGGCCACCGCCCTTCAGCACGGTGATGAGCGTCGTCATGGCGGGGTTCATCCTCTGATCGCGTGGAGGCGAAGACGGGCAGCCGCCTCGGCCTCGGCGAACCACGCACGCTCGGCCGCCCAGGGATGGCCGGGCCAACCCGCGAAGCCGAAGCCGTAGGCCTCGACCGGGCGGGCATGGGGCGGCCGGGCAAGAAGCAGCGCGAGGGTCACGAGGAAGCCCGTGCTCGGGTTCGGGCGCCCGGTGGTGTGCGCCGCGAGGAGGCGCCGCGCCCCGTGGTGAAGGTTCTCGGGCAGGATGTGGATGGGCTTGCCGAGGGGGCGCAGCAGTGTCAGCGCCTCCCGCGTCCAGCACACCTGTTCGGGGCCGCTCTGCTCGGCGGGGAGCATCGGGAACGGCAGGATGAAGGCACCCGCGCATCGGACGGCGGGCCGATCGAGGAAATGCGGATCGGACAGCCATTCCCGCATCTGCCCGCCGCGATTGACCAGGGCGAGGTGGGTGACGCGGGAGCCCGTGCGTCCGCCGAACCCCGGCGCGTTGTTGAAGCGCACGACGGAGGCGGCCGCGTCGATCGCGGTGGCAGCCACTCCGATCTCGGGGGCATTGCCGACGATGGCGAGGGAACGGCTATCGGACGGAAGCCCGTCATCCACCTGAGGAGAGTCGACCTGGACAGGCACTTGCGGCAAGGGTTCGAGGAGCAGCGGAGGTATGGCGCCGGCCACGCGCGGCAAGGTCTCCGCGGCGAACGGAAACACGGGATGCCCCGCACGCGCCGGTGCTTCGTCTGCGGGGCCGATCTGCTCGCGCCGAGCGAGCGAATCCTCGCCTATCCATGCGGGCGCCGGCGGAGCTTTCCGATCGCTTGCGGCTCCTGCGGGCTCCTGCTGGAACCGGACGCCGATCCGGCTCGCTGCCGCGCGCACCTCGGTGTGGCCCTCTCCGGTCGGGCCTACAGCCCCGACCCGGAGGCGCCCTATGGCCTCGACCTCTATACCCTGCGCAGTGCCGCGACCCGGTTCGGGCTCGGCGTTCGGCCCCTCGGCCCGGAGGATGACGAGGCCCTGCGGCATCCGCATTCGCAGCGCGCCGCGCGGGCGACCCTCTACGGGCTCGCCGAAGGGCCAGAGCATCCCGTCTCCCTCGGCCTCCTGTGCCGCCCGCAGGAATTGGACGCTGTGCTGACGGCGGTCAGGGCGCAGGTGTCTTGGACGGACGACATCGTGATCCTGCTCGACACGAGCACGAGCACGAGAGCCGGCACGTCATCTCCCGGATCGGTGCGGGTGGAAGCCCGCCCCATGGAGGGGGACTACGCGTCGCAGCGCAACGCCCTTCAGGAGCGCGCGCGCCATTCCTGGATGCTGCAACTCGACGCCGACGAGGCACTCGACCCCGTCGCCGGTCGTCTCCTGCCGGCACTCGCCGCCCTCGCGGACGCCGGGGACGTGCTCTCGGTCGGTCTGCCTCGGGTCAATCGCGTCGATGGCATCCCCTCGGATGTCTATCCGGACGTGCAGTATCGCCTGAACCGGTCCTCTGTCCGCTATGCCGGGCGCGTACACGAGCGACCAGCCCTAGAGGGTGGCTGGCCGCGCAGCTTCATCGCCCTGCACGGGGCGATCGAGCATCGCTTGAGCCGGGCCCATGTCCTGGCACGCTCGCGGCGCTACGAGGCCCTCGATCCCGGCCGCGGGCGTCTCGAAGAGGAAGCCGCACTCCTGAGGCCCTACCGGGACTGACGATGCCGGATTCAAGTGGTGACAACCTTCGCCGTGTGCCGGGCGGTGCGCTGCGGCGGATGCCGGTTCAGCTCCCTGAAGTCCCGATCCGTCCCGCCGCGATGGCGCTCGCGTACAGGTCCAGCGTCTCGCGGCCGAGCGCCGCCCGGGTAAAGCGCCCCGCCGCCGCCAGGGCGCGGACCCGGTAGGACCTGAGCAGAGCCGTGTCGGCGAGAAACGGGCGCAGCGCATCGGCCAGCGCCGGTCCGGTGGCCTCACGCGCCAGCGGGCCGGCGCCGGGCACGCCGACGAAAGCGCGGGCACTGGCGTCCTCGGCACAGGCCACCACCGGTCGACCATAGGCCAGGGCTTCCTGGTAGACGAGGCCGAAGCTCTCGTAGCGCGAGGGCGCGACGACCGCATGCGCCTCGGCATAGGCCGTCTTCAGCACCTCGGTGGACACACGCCCCCGGGCCCGGATGCAAGCGCGCGCGGCTGCAGGCAGATCGGCCGGCAGGTCCGCCTCGGAAACGCCGACGAGGTCGAGGACGAATGGTGCGTGTTCGCGGCTCCCCGGTTCGTCGGCCAGGATCGCGGCCGCGCCGATGAGCGCGTCGAAGCCTTTGCGCGCTTCGGCCCGCCCGACGAAGAGCAGGCGTATCGGATCATTCCCCTCGGGATAGGCAGCCGCGCGGGCGCCCGCCGCGATCTCCGGCGGCAGGCTGAGCCCGATCACGGCGGAGGGTTGCCGGCCGGAGAGCCCATAGGCCTGCGCGATGACCGCGCCGTGCTCGGCGGTGTTGGCGATCAGCCCGGCGCTGCCCCGGGCCTGGCGACGCTCCAGGGCGTCCGCCGTCCAGCCGTCGAAGCGGTCGCGCATGGAAGAAGCGACGCCGCGTGACAGGGCGGCCGGGGTCGAGTTGCGCGTCACCAGAGGCAGGTCGCGGTGCCCGGCCAGGAGCAGGCCGGGGGCGTACCAGTTCGGGGCCTCGACGATGTCG
It encodes:
- a CDS encoding glycosyltransferase family 4 protein, giving the protein MRTALLTWDYPPAPSGLSTAAREIAESLGEAGADVTVFTLDRTGCERVGGVTVMGLALPNGGALARLRRWGSAGHLAAPLAFRRAVRAVHARKPFDIVEAPNWYAPGLLLAGHRDLPLVTRNSTPAALSRGVASSMRDRFDGWTADALERRQARGSAGLIANTAEHGAVIAQAYGLSGRQPSAVIGLSLPPEIAAGARAAAYPEGNDPIRLLFVGRAEARKGFDALIGAAAILADEPGSREHAPFVLDLVGVSEADLPADLPAAARACIRARGRVSTEVLKTAYAEAHAVVAPSRYESFGLVYQEALAYGRPVVACAEDASARAFVGVPGAGPLAREATGPALADALRPFLADTALLRSYRVRALAAAGRFTRAALGRETLDLYASAIAAGRIGTSGS
- a CDS encoding DUF488 domain-containing protein gives rise to the protein MFTIGYEGLDSERLLVALKDAGVATLADVRAVANSRKRGFSKTALRTSLETANLGYAHARALGTPKSGRQAARAHDAALMRRIYCEEVLDTADGGLALDELCALADRAPTCLLCFEREPDRCHRRVLAERMEARGFTTVDLFG
- the trhA gene encoding PAQR family membrane homeostasis protein TrhA codes for the protein MLLANDGRPTGVTWNYTRRELLADGAIHVLGVALGVAGAIGIVVIAALSPLSWVERAGVAIYAAGLVSMLGVSATYNMCPVSPRKWLLRRADHALIYLMIAGTYTPLVALVGDGLPAWGLLGTVWVVAAIGMALKLMLPGRYDRAAIGLYLTLGWSGVVAYDAVIGRLAPDALWLLAIGGLLYSLGVVFHVWRTLPYQNAIWHAFVLAATACHYGAVLSTVMGAGS
- a CDS encoding COX15/CtaA family protein; translation: MTRAGTTAATAAREQRAVRVWLYLLAALVVAMVAVGGATRLTGSGLSITEWRPVTGAVPPLSAEAWTAEFDKYKGTPQYRILNQGMGLADFKVLYAWEWGHRLLGRIVGLVFFLPLLWFWWRGALTRSLKFGLLGLGLLGGLQGAIGWIMVASGLQPGMTAVAPLKLALHLTTASLILAGLVWLAAGLRPASGEPEPVRLRETARVIMGLVLVQIFLGGLVAGSKAGLVYNTWPTMNGMLVPPTSELFFVKPWIENFVDNLTLVQFNHRLTAYLLLAFAFVHAVDARRASPGSASARRAVGVAGIVLAQACLGIATLLLAVPLWAALSHQVFAMAVLTMATVHARLTRSGPAVSTLQSPTTPFGFEALSRGAT
- a CDS encoding PepSY domain-containing protein, encoding MSILNPLRLAAAASLLALTTGLASAQNPDLTKNPENTGRAPTATEATKKDDNLKEWQVAKSAKTSLAQAIATAEGKGEEKGGRAIDADFEKADGKNPAHYAIKVVYPSGKLVEYGINADTNELYKTENQPIERYFTRLKPADFQTAKVSLKDAIALAEQKLPGGKAYEAEVEREGKAVEYEIKVALMDREQEIKIGPDGVVKND
- a CDS encoding glycosyltransferase family protein, with product MPRTRRCFVCGADLLAPSERILAYPCGRRRSFPIACGSCGLLLEPDADPARCRAHLGVALSGRAYSPDPEAPYGLDLYTLRSAATRFGLGVRPLGPEDDEALRHPHSQRAARATLYGLAEGPEHPVSLGLLCRPQELDAVLTAVRAQVSWTDDIVILLDTSTSTRAGTSSPGSVRVEARPMEGDYASQRNALQERARHSWMLQLDADEALDPVAGRLLPALAALADAGDVLSVGLPRVNRVDGIPSDVYPDVQYRLNRSSVRYAGRVHERPALEGGWPRSFIALHGAIEHRLSRAHVLARSRRYEALDPGRGRLEEEAALLRPYRD
- a CDS encoding alkylphosphonate utilization protein, encoding MDETRDANGTKLADGDSVTLIKDLKVKGTSTTLKRGTLVKNIRLTGDPEEIECNAPSVKGLVLKTQFLKKA
- a CDS encoding glycoside hydrolase family 25 protein, whose product is MSLRNGAISRRPRRSIARPSLPAWLRWSAAVATLSVLAACSGTTDFYPTKGDTKPHPGVARAKQHPIQGIDISKWQGPIDWMSVRAAGTQFAFIKATEGGDHVDERFRANWEGAAQAGVPRGAYHFVFWCRSAQDQMAWFKKNVPNDPTALPPVLDVEWNGHSQLCPKKLPKAQALAMIRYMLDEMEQYTGKRPIIYTDITFHKDVLEDELPDYPHWVRSTAAEPEQRYAKRKWMLWQFTSTGRVPGVRGDVDRNAFYGTTAEWASFLSTDCDPRQHRNLADRGLCTGK
- a CDS encoding adenine deaminase C-terminal domain-containing protein, which codes for MTETRTLTRFSVQPLSRVTRHLAAVASGRAEPELVITGARLLSTYSERILTDREVWIAGGRIAAVRPAGAYRGSAPRHDGRGGLLAPGLVDPHLHIESSMVTACAYAEAALLNGTTTIVCDSHEIGNVLDRDGIAWMLEDAREAPLNIYLTVPSTVPATSPDLETAGGDLDAGKIAALFDAWPEAIGLGEKMDFVAVCQGDPRAHAIIAAALERRRPVSGHIYGRDFVAAYAASGVTDTHEAIDRDIADDLLEAGLWIYLRGGPPTTPWHSLPKAIGTILDYGAAAKRVCVCTDDRDAQDLLAFGLDWVVREAVRMGIPKAQAWSMGSLHPATRYALDGEIGGFGGGRRADLVLLDDDLVPQSTWYGGTLVVENRAITPVLDEALSRPYRYPPPAYATLHLPTPLPALIPDLPTGPCRVNAIRTTLPGIELTHEIVDLDPDPDWATTLAANDLCFVTVLERHGGAGNVAHGLLRAFGLKRGAVASSVGHDSHNIIVAGLNPEDMRVALDALQAIQGGVCVVEDGAVVALVPLPVAGLLSDKRVTVVAEEVRVLKEAWTRAGCTIPYMGFNLIPLSVIPEIRITDKGLVLVPGMRIVPLFEAA